The Trichosurus vulpecula isolate mTriVul1 chromosome 3, mTriVul1.pri, whole genome shotgun sequence genome includes a window with the following:
- the LOC118844248 gene encoding leukocyte cell-derived chemotaxin-2-like translates to MFLIKTLIFVALISTALAGPWGIMCAGEKKNAIRDCDSYGCGKFGAPRGERKHTGVDVKCADGSVVYAPFNGMIVREAKPYKNDNAINDGVEITGEGYCIKIFYVKPLKYKGLIKKGQKLGVLLPMQQVYPRITSHIHIQNCDLSNPTSYL, encoded by the exons ATGTTTCTCATCAAGACACTCATTTTTGTTGCCTTGATTTCAACTG CATTGGCAGGACCATGGGGTATTATGTgtgctggagaaaagaaaaatgctatcagGGACTGTGATTCTTATGGCTGTGGAAAGTTTGGTGCTCCTAG AGGTGAAAGGAAACACACTGGGGTGGACGTGAAGTGTGCAGATGGATCAGTTGTGTATGCCCCTTTCAATGGAATGATTGTGAGGGAGGcaaaaccttataaaaatgataatgctaTCAATGATGGTGTTGAGATAACTGGGGAAG gTTATTGTATCAAAATATTCTACGTGAAGCCTTTGAAATATAAAGGTCTGATCAAGAAGGGACAAAAACTTGGAGTTCTGCTGCCCATGCAGCAAGTTTATCCTCGAATAAcatcacatatacatattcagAATTGTGACTTGAGCAATCCTACTTCATATCTGTGA